Genomic DNA from Frondihabitans sp. PAMC 28766:
CGCCTTCGACCACCTGCTGGCGATGGGCGCGACCCACGGCATCGGCAAGAAGCGCGTCGAAGAGGTCATCGCCCTCACCGGCCTCGAGTCCGTCGCCAAGAAGCGCGTCGGCGGGTTCTCGCTCGGCATGGGGCAGCGCCTCGGCATCGCCGCGGCCCTGCTCGGCGACCCCGACACCCTCATCCTCGACGAGCCGGTCAACGGCCTCGACCCCGAGGGCGTCGTCTGGGTGCGCAACCTCGCGCGGCACCTCGCCCGCGAAGGCCGGACGGTCTTCCTGTCGTCGCACCTCATGAGCGAGATGGCCCAGACGGCCGACCACATCATCGTGCTGGGCCGCGGCCGCGTGATAGCCGACGAGTCGGTCGACACGATCCTCGCCCGGGCCAAGGGCGACGGAGTGCGCGTGCGCACCCCCCAGGCCGCGACGCTCACCCCGCTGCTGACTTCGCCCGAGGTCACCGTCACCGGCACCGCGGCCGATCTCCTCGAAGTGCGCGGTCTTCCGTCGGCGCGCATCGGCGAGATCGCGGCATCCGCCGGCGTCGTGCTGCACGAGCTCACCCCGCTCGACGGCTCTCTCGAGGACGCCTACATGGCTCTCACCGCAGACGAGGTCGAATACCGCGACACGTCCGCTCCCACCGGGGCAGAAGCACCCGTGCCCACCGCCGCCGAGACCGAGGTCGTCCGATGAGCACCGCAACCGCCCCCGCGACACGTCGCGATCACGCCAACCTCTCCCGCCTCACGTTCGGCGGCATCCTGCGCTCCGAGTGGATCAAGCTGCGCTCACTCCGCTCCACGTTCTGGTGCTACCTGTTCATCCTGCTGATCGACGTGGGCTTCGCCCTGCTCGTCTCGCACCTCATCGGCGACGCCGGCAGCCGCGGCCCGCAGAGCCGCATCTCGACCTCGAGCGGCCCGTCCGAGGCGATGGCCGTCATCACCGCCGGGCTGACCCTCTCGGTGCTCATCAGCGCCGTTCTGGGTGCCCTCCAGATCACGGGCGAGTACGGCACTGGCATGATCAAGTCGACCATGACCGCCGATCCCCGACGTTTCGGCGCGATTTTCGGCAAGGTCCTCGTCTTCGGTGTGAGCTCGTTCGTGGTGGGTCTCGTCTCGCTCGTGATCGCCGCCCTGGTCGCGACTCCGGGGCTGAACAGCAACCACGTCACGTTCGACTGGAGCGACGGGCAGGTCTGGCTCGCCCTCATCGGCGGGGCGGGCTACATCGCCATCGTCGGCCTGATCGCGTTCGGCCTCGGCGCGCTCATCCGCAGCACAGCCGGTGGCATCGCCGCGGCGATCGGGTTGGTCTTCATCCTCCCGATCATCGGATCGATCTTCAGCTCGCTCTCGTCGGTCACCTGGATCACGAACGTCATCGCATTCCTCCCGAGCAACGCGGGGCAGAAGATCTACGCCTACGGCGCGGGCACGTCGAGTGTCAAGAACGGCCTGATCACCCTCGACACGACGCAGGGCCTGCTGGTGCTGCTCGGCTGGGCCGTCGTCATCCTGGCGATCGCTCTGTTCAGCGTCAAGCGCCGCGACGTCTAGTCGCCGACAGGTGTCGGACGTACGATGAGGCCATGAGCCTCTACGACATCCCGGTCGAGACGGCGTCGGGCGAGATCACCTCGCTCGGCGCCTTCGACGACAAGCTCCTCCTCATCGTCAACGTGGCGAGCCGCTGCGGCCTCACGCCGCAGTACGGCGATCTGCAGCAGCTGCAAGAGAAGTACCGTGACCGGGGCTTCCAGGTCGTCGGCTTCCCCTGCAACCAGTTCAACGGGCAGGAGCCCGGTACGAACGAGGAGATCCAGGAGTTCTGCGTCGCGACCTACGGCGTCGACTTCCCCGTCTTCGGCAAGATCGAGGTCAACGGCGAGAACCGTCACCCGGTCTACGACGTCTTGACCGAGACGCAGGATGCCGCGGGCGAGGCCGGCGACGTGGCCTGGAACTTCGAGAAGTACCTCGTCGCCCCCGGCGGCGACATCGTCGCCCGGGTCCGCCCGCAAGAGAGCCCCGCCACCGACGAGTTCGTCGCGCTGGTCGAGGCCAACCTCCCGGTCGCTGCCGCCGCCTGAGCGGAGCCGCCTCAGATCAGTCCGTGACGACGGCCGACAGCGCCGACACCCGCAGGAAGTCGAGCTTCTCGGCCTCGGGCGAGTTCGCGGCGACCGTGTAGACGACGATCCGCAGGTCGGACCCGGCCACGGTCAGCACGTCGCAGTCAACCTCGAGGTCGCCGACGAGCGGGTGGCTGACCGTCTTGCGCTCGGACACGTGCTCGGCCACACAGGCCACCTCCCAGAGTTCGCAGAAGCGCTCGCTGCCCGTCGTGAGATCGTGGACGAGCCGCCGCACGGCGACGTCGTCGGGGTAGCGCCCCTGCACGCGCCGCAGATCGGCTGCGAGCGAGCGCTCGAAGTGCTGCGCGCCGTCCTCGCCGTTGGCGCGGCTGATCCGCGATCCGCCGCTGCCGGCGATCCCGAACGTCGACCGCAGCAGATTGCGCGGGGCGCCGAAGACCTCGTCGGGGTCGCCGATCAGCGTGCCCCACAGCGGGCTGTAGGTCAGAAGATCCCAGGACGCTGAGAACACCGCGATCGGAGACTCGCCGAGCCGTGCCACGAGACGCTGCACGCCCGGCGGGATGTGCCGCGGCACCTCGCCCGCGCCCGGGGGCAGGAGACCGGCCACGACGTAGAGGTGGTCGCGCTCCTCGTCGCCGAGCTGCAGCGCACGGGCGAGCGACGACACGACCTGGGCCGACGGGTTGCGCGCGCGGCCCTGCTCGAGCCGCACCACGTAGTCCACCGACAGGCCGGCGAGCTGCGCAAGTTCTTCGCGCCGGAGGCCCACGGCCCGGCGTGAACCGCCCGCGGGCAGGCCGACGTCGATCGGCGACAGGTGCGCGCGCCACGACTTCAGCAGAGCGGCGAGGTCTCCGTGCGTCTCGGGCATGCTCCCATTGTCGTCGTCGCGTCAGGATCCTGGGTGGTACTGCCAGTCCGCACGCTCGGCCGGGCCACGCGCCGGTCAGGTGCCCCGGCGCAGACTCGAGCCATGACAACGACACTCATCACCGGAGCCAACAAGGGCCTCGGCTACGAAACCGCCCGCCGCCTCATCGAGCAAGGGCACACCGTCTGGATCGGAGCCCGCGACGAGACCCGCGGGCAGAAGGCGGCCGACGAGCTCGGCGCGACCTTCGTGCAGCTCGACGTGGCCGACCAGGCCTCCGTCGACGCGGCGGCCGCGACCGTGGGCAAGGCCGGTGGCCTCGACGTCCTCATCAACAACGCCGGCATCACCGGCTCGCACGCCGACGCGGCCGACCTGACCGGGGCCGACTTCGAGGAGGTCTACGCCGTCAACGTCTTCGGCGTCGTGCGCGCGATCCACGCGTTCCTGCCGCTTCTGCGCCAGTCGAGCGCGCCGACCATCGTCAACGTGACCAGCGGCCTCGGCTCGTTCGACTCCGTGCACGACGAGTCGCGCATCGAGTCGAAAGTGATCGCCCCCATCTACAACTCGTCGAAGTCGGCGCTCACGATGCTGACCGTGCAGTATGCCAAGGCGCTGCCCGAGATCCGCATCAACGCGGCCGACCCCGGCTACACGGCGACCGACCTGAACGGCAACTCGGGCCACCAGACCGTGACCGAGGGCACCGACGCGATCGTCGAGCTCGCGACCCGCGGCGGCGAGGGCCCCACGGGGACCTTCATCGACCGGGCCGGCATCGCAGCCTTCTAGCGCCCCTTCGGAGTTCGGCGGCTCTGACGCACTTCGCGACGACCAGTCCGGCCGGAGTGCAGAAAAGCCGCCGATCTCCCGTCGGGCTTGCGCGTTAACCTTCGTCCGCCACAATGTCAGCGTGACGAAGAAGATCGATACAGCCCTCAAGGATCTGACCAAGGCGCTCGAGAAGCACGCCCAGATCGTCGGGCTGAAGCCCGTCCCCCTCAAGAAGGCCGGGCGCGCGGCGGCCGAGCTGCGGACGGCGGCCGCCGCCTACGCGAACATCGTCGAAGACAAGACGGGTCAGACGAACCCGTTCATCGACTTCCTCGACCCTGCGACGATCGAGTCGCTGGCGCGCGAGCGCGACGCGATCGTCAAGAAGGACCCCGCCGAGACGAGCGTCGACTAGGCGCTAGGGCTTCTCGTCCACCAGGGCGATGAAGCGGCTGCCGACGCCCTCGACCTCGCGGCGCACCAGGCCTGCGGTCGGCTCCGGCGCCTGGTAGGGCGCGTGGTAGTCGCAGATGAGGTAGTCCCAGTCGGGCCACCACTTCTTCGGGCGCGCCTCCTCGGCGAAGCCGCAGACGACGCACTCGAGGTGAGCCCACACCTTCTTCGCACCCGTGCGATTCGCGCGGGACTGCACGAGCCAGGCGGGCGGGTCCTGCTCGATGGCTTCGATCTCGGCCTCGCTGAGGCGCGACGGGATGCCGTGGCGGGTCGCCATCTCGAGAGGGATGTCGAGCCGCAGGGCGGCGTCGCGTCGGGAGAGCATCAGGCCAGCCTAGGTTCTGAGGCTGGGCTCTGCCGCCTCGTGCCCGCCGGCCACGGCCCGGCGCGACGTTTCGTGGGCGGCGCTTTGGCTCGGGGAAGGGCTTTGCTTTTCGTGGACTTCAGTTTTGCCTGAATTCAGGCACGCGTTCGCGCGAGGCCCACCCCGTAGCGTCCGCCTGAATTCAGGCAGACCTGAAGTCGACGAAAACGGATAACACCTCCCCGGAGGCGAAACCGGAGCCAGAACAGGACCGGCGCCCCCACAAGCGCGACCGCTGGCCGGCCGGCCGCGCCGATCAGGGGACGAGCACGACGCGCTGGGTGGAGCGCGCGAGGGGCTCCGTCCACGCGCGGGCGACGTCGGCCAGCGGCGTGGCGAGCGCGTCGACGGTGAACGTGCCGCGCACGAGCTCGGCGACGAGCGACGGCAGCTGTTCGAGGATGCCGCGTGCAGAGGCGGACCCCTGGCCGCTGCCGAGGAACTGGACGTTGGCCTGACGCAACACGGCCGACGGCAGAATGATCTCCGGCCCTGCCACCGCGCCGATCTGGATCCACTGCAGAAGGCGGCTCCGGTCGGCACGGCCCGTGATCAGGGGCATGATCGCGTTCTGGGCGGGCTCGCCCCAGAGGTAGTCGAGCACGACGTCGACCTCGGCCGCAGTGGCCGAGAGGGCGGCTGCGACGTCGTCGGGCGCCGCCGCCAGGTCGACGGTCGCGGTCGCCCCCAGTGCCGACAGCTCGGCGAGGCGCGAAGCACCGCGGCCGGCCGCGACGATGGAGGCAGCGCCGAGGTGCCTCGCGACCTGGATCGCGAGCCGACCCGCTGATCCTGTCGCGCCCAGGATCAGCACGGACTGCCCGGGCTCGAACGCGATGCGCCCGCGCAGAGCGATCCACGACGACATGGCGGGGTTCATCGCGCTCGCGACGAGCACGGGGTCGGCGCCTGCCGGCACCGGCACGCTGCGGCGCGGGTCGATCACGGTGCGCTCGGCCATCGCGCCGAACGCGGTGTCGGGCAGGACGAAGTAGACGAGCGACCCGTCGGCAAGGCGGCCGACTCCATCGACGCCCGGCACGAGCGGGAGCTCGTCGGTCGAGGTGTAGTGCGAGCCGGAGGCCTGCGAACGCACTCGCGGGTGAAGGCCGGAGGCGACGACCTCGACGACCTCCTCGCCCGGGCCTGCGACCGGTTCGGCGAAGTCGGCGAAGCGGGGCGGCTCGGAGAACGTGGTGACGACTGCTGCCTTCATGGTGAGGCTCCTTCGGTTCGAAAAGTAGTTTGTGACACCAATCATATAGTTGGTGCCACAAACCATGTCAAGTAGGCTGAGGGGATGAGCAGCGAAGGCGCAGGATCGAACGGGCCCGACGAGCCGCAGGATCTGACCGTGGTCGACGCCGCGGCCCAGCTCGCCTTCGCGATCCACGAGGCCCTGACTCGCGTCGCAGCGACCGAGCAGCTGTCGGTGACGCAGCTGCGGGTGCTCGGCATCCTGCGCGACCGGACACCCACGATGGCCGACATGGCCGACCGCCTCCGCCTCGACCGCTCGTCGATGACGGGGCTCGTCGACCGTGCCGCCAAGCGGGGGCTGATGGAGCGCGCCCCCTCCCCCGTCGACGCTCGCAGCATCATCGTGCGCATCACCGCCGAGGGCCGACGTGTCGGCGCACGCCTCGAAGCCGCGGTCGACGAGGCGCTCGGGGATCTCCTGTCGGACGCCTCCGCCGCCGATCAAGAGGCCCTCGTCCGCATCACGCGCGGCGTGCCTCGCCGCCGCGCAGAGCACTGAACACTCGCAGCCGGACTCCGGCTACGGACCTCTTACACCTAGGGCCACCGCCATCGCGACCAGCGAGGGTCGATGGCAGGATCTCGATGGGCACAGGCAGACTGCCACCTCGCGGCAGGGACCAGCCGAGGCCTACCGTCGACCCATGACCGACGTCGATACCCTGCTCACCCCGCCCACCGCCACGGCGGCACTCGCCCTCGAGACCTCCCGCGCCACCGCATCCCCGGCCCTCGCGAACCACTGCCTCCGCTCATGGGCGTTCGCCGCCGCCCTCGGCCTCGAACGGGGCCTCGTGGTCGACGCCGAGCTGCTGTTCGTCGCCGCGATGTTCCACGACCACGGCGTCGTGCCCGAGTTCGACGCCGTCGAGGCGCCGTTCGAAGACGCCGGAGGGGCTGTGGGTTGGGTGTTCGCCGCGGGCGCCGGGTGGCCCGTCGAGCGACGCGAGCGCGTGCGCGAGGTGATCCAGCGGCACGCCTGGGCCAGTGTGGACCCTGCGTCGGATGTCGAGGGGTTCTTGCTGGAGGCAGCCACGACCCTCGACGTGCGGGGCGTCGGCGCCGAAGCGTGGCGCGCAGACCTCGTCGCAGCCGTCGTCTACCGGGTGCCGCGCCTCGACTTCAGCGCGACGTTCGACGCGGCGATCGCCGCACAGGCGTCGCGGAAGCCCGGCTCGAACGCCGCCCGTTTCGCCCCGGGGATCGCCGACGGCGCCCGATACTGGGCCTGAGCCTCACGGCCCGACACCGGGACGGAGCGGCTAGTGCGCCGGCCCCATCAGGATGGCGAAGAAGCAGATCACCCCGGCGATGATGTAGAGGAACGTGCCGATCTGCATCGTGCGCGTCTTGTTGCGGTCGGCGACAGGCACCGACACCTCGAGGATGGGGCAGCCCGACCAGCCGAGCAGGCCGATGCTCAGGGCGAGCAGCACGGCGCCGACCCAGAAGACCACGCCGAGGAACGGGGGCAGGATCGACGGGCGCCAGCCCGACGCGAGCAACAGACCGAACGTGATGGCGACCGTACCCGCCGCACCGATGAACCAGGCCGTGCCGGTCCACATGATTCGCTGGACGTTCTTCTCAGGGGTCATCAAGTCGTGAAGCACAGCCATATCCTCCCGCGACCCCGGGCGCGGAGCGGGGATCGACTCACCCCGTCGTCACAGCCACTTCCGATGCCGGAAGACGCGGTAGAGCGCGAACCCGAGGGCGAACATCAGCACGATCGCGAACGGATAGCCGTAGCGCCAGTGCAGCTCGGGCATGTTCGTGAAGTTCATGCCGTAGATGCCCGCCACGAGGGTGGGGGTGAAGAGGATCGCGGCCCACGACGAGATCTTCTTCACCTCCTCGTTCTGCTCGATGCTCTGGTCGGTCTGGCGCCGCGTCACGATCGTCGCGTGCACCGTCAGGGCGTTGTCGAGGATCGACCGGAACGACCCGATCCGGTCGACGATCAGCAGCGTGTGGTCGAGCACGTCGCGCAAGGAGCGCTGCAGCTCGACGTCGACGCCGTACTTCTCGCTGCCGCGCTCGAGGTTCTCCAGCATCTTCACCAGCGGCACGACCGCCCGCTGGAACTGGATGACCTCGCGCGACAGGTTGTAGATGCGTTCGGAGAGACCGGTGGACTCCGGGCTGAACAGGTCGTTCTCGATCTCGTCGATGTCGTTCTCGAGCCCGGCGATGACCGGCTCGTACTCGTCGACCACCTGGTCGAGGATCGCATAGAGCACGGCCTCGGGCCCCTGCGCGAGCAGCTCGGGGTTGGCCTCCATGCGCTTCCGCACCTTCATCAGGTCGGGCGACTCGGCGTGGCGGATGGTGACGACGAACTCCGGGCCCAAGAAGATGTGCAGCTCGCCGAACTCGACCGTCTCCTCGGCGTCGACGTAGCGCGCGGGGCGCAGCACGGCGAACAGGATCTCGTCGTAGCGCTCGAGCTTCGAGCGCTGGTGGCCCAGCAGGGCGTCCTCGACGGCGAGGGGGTGCAGCGAGAACTCCGCTGCGACGCTCCGCACCTCGTCGTCGCTCGGGCGGTACAGGCCGATCCAGCCCATGCCGTCGTGCTCGTGCATCAACTCGTACGTGGCATCGAGGCTGCGGGGGTTCTCGATGCGTTTTCCGGCGACGTACACGCCGTTGTCGATCAGGGGCATGGGGGCATGGTGCCCCGGGCGGGTGAACTGCGCGTGTCAGGCGCGCCGTGCGCGGTCGGGAGCCCGCCCGCGCAGCAGGGCCGCGGCGAGGAACACCGCACCCGCGACGACCTCGATCGTCCAGTAGACGGGGCTCGTCGAGCTGAGCAGCGTCACGAGACCGTGACCGCCTTCGAGCATCAGCACGGCGCTGAGCACGGCGACGCCGGCGAGCGGCCAGCGCCCTCGGCCGTACCGCACGAGACTCGCCGCGACGCCGAGCACCGGCCCGGCGAGCAGGCCGACCAGCGACCAGAGCGACGAGAACGGCGCGGCGTAGAAGAACCCCCGCCAGAGGCTGACCTCGGCGTAGGCCTCGACCATCGCCTCGAACGCGAGGGCCCCCAGCACGGCGGCCAGCACCGGCCGGGCGCGCGACAGCCAGACCAGCAGGAAGGCGAACATGCTCCAGCCGCCGACCGAGTTGGCGAGCGAGCTCACCCAGTGCGGCAGGTACTCCTGGCCGAGGCTCGACAGCCCGCCGACCAGCACCGACCCGACGAGCACCACGGCCGTCGCCGCGACGGCGCGCGGCACGGACGTCCGCCTCGGCTCGTTGCGAGCAAGGGTGCGGCGAGTCGCCGTGGTCGGAGCGGGGGTCACGGCGTCCACGCTACGGGCGCAGGATCCGCCGGTCATCGGTCGAGAGGACGGCATGGGTCATCCCGTGGTCGCGTCGTGCCGCTAGCGTCGAGGCATGGCGCTGAGCGACGTGCGGGTGCGGGTCGTCGATCTCGACACGGCCCCGGGCGGCGACAGCACCACGCTCGACACCGCCGAGCGGGAGCGCGCGGCCCGGCTGCGCGACGCGACCGACCGGCGGCGGTACGTCACCGCGCACGTCGAGCTGCGGCGGGTGCTGGGCGACGCGACCGGCGTGGCCGCAGTCGACGTCGAGATCCTGCGGGCGCCCTGCCTCGCGTGCGGCGAAGCGCACGGCAAACCGGTCACGCGCGGTGCGCACTTCAGCCTCAGCCGTAGCGGCCGCTGGGCGGCGATCGCCCTGGCCGAGGAGCCCTGCGGGGTCGACATCGAACAGGCGCAGGATGCCACGCGGCTGGCCCCGCTCCACGCCGACGTCGTCACGCCGGGAGAGCCGCTGCCCCCGGGCCCCCTGGGCCTCTTGCGCACGTGGGTGCGCAAGGAGGCGCTGCTGAAGGCCACCGGCGCGGGGCTGACCCGGCCGATGACCGAGGTGCGGGCCGATCAGGCGCTCGCCCGTGGCATCCTGCGCGACCTCGACGGCCTGCCGAGCGGCCTCGTCGGCGCCATGGCGGTGGCCGACGACTCTTCGGGGTTCACGTCGAGTTAACCCCGCGCTCGTACCGTGGCGGCCAATCCGCTCCGGTGCCGTCGCCGGAGCCTCCACGAAGTCTGGAGCAACCCGGAATGAGCATCCTCGTCGTCGTCCTGATGGTCATCGCCATCGCCCTGATATTCGATTTCACCAACGGCTTCCACGACACCGCCAACGCGATGGCCACCTCGGTCGCGACCGGTGCCCTGAAGCCGCGCGTCGCCGTGCTGATCTCGGCCGTGCTCAACCTCGTCGGCGCATTCCTGTCGACGCAGGTCGCCAAGACGGTCTCATCGGGCATCCTGACCGAGAACACCAAGGGCCTGCCGCACATCACGCCCGTCCTCATCTTCGCCGGCCTCGTCGGCGCGGTCATCTGGAACCTCGGAACCTGGTGGCTGGGGCTGCCGTCGAGCTCGACGCACGCGCTGTTCGGCGGCCTGATCGGTGCCGCCATCATCGGGTCGGGCGTCAGCGCCGTCGACTTCGGCGGGGTGATCTCGAAGATCGTGCTGCCCGCGATCCTGTCGCCCTTCATCGCCGGCGCGGTGGCGCTCATCGCGACCTACGCGGCCTACCGGATCACCAAGCTCGCCGAGGTGCACGGTGCGAAGCGCGGCTTCCGCCACGCGCAGACCGTCTCGGCCTCGCTCGTCTCGCTCGCGCACGGCACGAACGACGCGCAGAAGACGATGGGCGTCGTCACGCTGACCCTCATCGTCGCGGGCTACCAGACGGCGAACACCGGCCCGCAGATCTGGGTGATCCTGATCTGCGGTCTGGCGATCGCCACCGGCACGTACACGGGCGGCTGGCGCATCATGCGCACCGTCGGCAAGAACATCACCGACGTCGAGTCGCCCCAGGGCTTCGCCGCCGAGACCAGCTCGGCCGCGACCCTGCTGATCTCGTCGAACCTCGGCTTCCCGCTCTCGACGACGCAGATCACCTCGGGCGCCGTGGTCGGCGCCGGGGTCGGCAAGCGGCTCGCGTCGGTGCACTGGAACACGGTCTCGAGGATCGCCGTCGGCTGGATCGTCACGCTGCCGGCCGCAGCTCTCGTCGGCGGCGTCGCCGCCCTGCTCGCCGGCACCGGCCCCATCGGCCTCGTGGTAGTCGTCGTGCTGGGGGTCGTCGGCGGCGCGACCTTCGTGCTGCTCGCACGGCGCCACCCCGTCAGCCGCGAGAACGTCAACGACGACTCGACCACCGCGACCGGCCGCCCGGTCGGCGCTGCCGCCGCCACTGTGAAGGGCTGAACCCATGAGCACACTCCTCCTCGCCGCAGCTGCGGCCCCCGCGCCCGTCACGGGCTTCCTCGGCGTCAACTGGTCGTCGATCGCCGAGGTCTGCATCGTCACCCTCGTCGCGACGGTCGGCATCGTCGTGATCTTCTCGATCGGCCTGCGGCTGCTGTCGATCGGCTCGCCCGACGACGGAGGCGACCTGGCGGCCTCGGGTGCGATCACCCGTCGACCCGTCGCCGCGACGGCCGTGGGGTATCTCTGCGTCGCGATCGGGGGCGCCGCAGTGCTCTACGGCATCTATCTGGTGATCCCGCTGTTCCACCAGTGACGAATCTTCGACCGGTGACGAACCCGAGACACCCGGTCGACCGGCGAGTCACCCGGGCCCGATAGGGTGCAGGCGCACGCCGCGCAGCGCCACCCCGCCTCCCGCCCGAAAGCACGCCTCGATGACCGATCCCCTCCCTCCGGGTCTCCTCCTCGGCTCCGAACGCACACCGCCCGAGCGCACGCTGGTCGACGTGCTCCGCTCGACGGTCGAGGCCTTCCCCGAAGCCTCGGCGCTGGAGGACGAGGACGGCGCTCTGAGCTATCGCGAGCTGGCCGTGCGCGTGCGGGCCGCCGCCTCGGCGCTCTCGGCAGCGGGCGTCGCGCGGGGAGACAGGGTCGGCGTGCGGATGCCGTCGGGCGACCGGTGGCTCTACATCGCCATCCTGGCCGTCCTGACCGCCGGCGCCGCCTACGTGCCGGTCGACGCCGACGACCCCGAGGAGCGCGCCGCCCTCGTCTTCGGCGAGGCGCAGGTCGTCGGCATCGTCGGGGCCCGTGGGCTCTATCGGGCCGACGACGGCACCGAGACACCGATCTTCCAGGCCGTCGCCCCGCACCCGAGCCGCGCGACCGACGCCCGCGCTGCGCTGCCGGTGGCCCCGTCACCCGACGACGACGCCTGGATCATCTTCACCTCCGGCTCGACGGGCACGCCGAAGGGCGTCGCCGCGAGCCACCGCTCGGCCGCGGCCTTCGCCGATGCCGAGGCGGGCCTGTTCCTCCGCAGCCCCGGAATCGATCCGCTCGGCCCCGGCGATCGCGTCCTCGCCGGTCTGAGCGTCGCGTTCGACGCCTCCTGCGAAGAGATGTGGCTCGCCTGGCGGTCGGGCGCGTGCCTCGTGCCGGCGCCGCGCAGCCTCGTGCGCAGCGGCGCCGACCTCGGGCCGTGGCTCGTGCTGCACGACATCACCGTGGTCTCGACCGTGCCGACGCTCGCGGGGCTCTGGCCGACCGAGGCTCTCGAGAGCGTGCGCCTGCTGATCTTCGGCGGCGAGGCCCTGCCGCCCGAGATCGTCGAGCGCGTCACCGGCGACGGCCGCGAGGTGTGGAACACCTACGGCCCCACCGAGGCGACCGTGGTCACGACCGGCTCGCTCGTCGCGCCCGGCGAGCTCGTGCGCATCGGCCTCCCGCTCGACGGCTGGGACGCCGCCGTCGTCGACGTGACGACCGGCCTGCCGGTCGGCGAGGGCGAGGTCGGCGAGCTGATCATCGGTGGCGTCGGCCTGGCACGCTATCTCGACCCGGCCAAGGACGCCGAGAAGTACGCGCCCCACGAAGGCCTCGGCTGGCAGCGCGCCTACCGCTCGGGCGACCTCGTGCGTTTCGAGCACTCCGGTCTCGTCTTCCAGGGCCGCGCCGACGACCAGGTCAAGGTCGGCGGTCGCCGCATCGAGCTGGGCGAGATCGAAGCCGCCCTCCTCGGTCTCGAGGGCGTCGGCGGGGCAGCGGCCGCCGTGCGGAAGACCGACGCCGGCAACCAGATCATCGTGGGCTACCTCGCGGTGCAGGATGCCACGCAGTTCGACCGCGGCGGCGCCCTCACCCGCCTCCGCGAAGAGCTGCCGGCAGCCCTCGTGCCGCTCCTCGCCCTCGTCGAGGGCGACCTGCCCACCAAGACGAGCGGCAAGATCGACCGCGACTCGCTGCCGTGGCCGTTGCCGCCCACCTCGGTCGGGCCCGAGGACAGCGCGATGAGGCCCGACGAGCTGATCCTCGCGGCCGACTGGCAGGCGGTGCTCGGCCTCCCGGTCGACGACGCCGACGCGAACTTCTTCGACCTCGGCGGCGGGTCGCTCGCCGCGGCCCAGCTCGTCGCCCGCATCCGCGAGCGCGACCCCGAGTTCACCGTCGCCGAGATCTACTCGCACCCGCGGCTCGGA
This window encodes:
- the corA gene encoding magnesium/cobalt transporter CorA, which codes for MPLIDNGVYVAGKRIENPRSLDATYELMHEHDGMGWIGLYRPSDDEVRSVAAEFSLHPLAVEDALLGHQRSKLERYDEILFAVLRPARYVDAEETVEFGELHIFLGPEFVVTIRHAESPDLMKVRKRMEANPELLAQGPEAVLYAILDQVVDEYEPVIAGLENDIDEIENDLFSPESTGLSERIYNLSREVIQFQRAVVPLVKMLENLERGSEKYGVDVELQRSLRDVLDHTLLIVDRIGSFRSILDNALTVHATIVTRRQTDQSIEQNEEVKKISSWAAILFTPTLVAGIYGMNFTNMPELHWRYGYPFAIVLMFALGFALYRVFRHRKWL
- a CDS encoding 4'-phosphopantetheinyl transferase superfamily protein encodes the protein MALSDVRVRVVDLDTAPGGDSTTLDTAERERAARLRDATDRRRYVTAHVELRRVLGDATGVAAVDVEILRAPCLACGEAHGKPVTRGAHFSLSRSGRWAAIALAEEPCGVDIEQAQDATRLAPLHADVVTPGEPLPPGPLGLLRTWVRKEALLKATGAGLTRPMTEVRADQALARGILRDLDGLPSGLVGAMAVADDSSGFTSS
- a CDS encoding DUF6518 family protein; this encodes MTPAPTTATRRTLARNEPRRTSVPRAVAATAVVLVGSVLVGGLSSLGQEYLPHWVSSLANSVGGWSMFAFLLVWLSRARPVLAAVLGALAFEAMVEAYAEVSLWRGFFYAAPFSSLWSLVGLLAGPVLGVAASLVRYGRGRWPLAGVAVLSAVLMLEGGHGLVTLLSSTSPVYWTIEVVAGAVFLAAALLRGRAPDRARRA
- a CDS encoding inorganic phosphate transporter — its product is MSILVVVLMVIAIALIFDFTNGFHDTANAMATSVATGALKPRVAVLISAVLNLVGAFLSTQVAKTVSSGILTENTKGLPHITPVLIFAGLVGAVIWNLGTWWLGLPSSSTHALFGGLIGAAIIGSGVSAVDFGGVISKIVLPAILSPFIAGAVALIATYAAYRITKLAEVHGAKRGFRHAQTVSASLVSLAHGTNDAQKTMGVVTLTLIVAGYQTANTGPQIWVILICGLAIATGTYTGGWRIMRTVGKNITDVESPQGFAAETSSAATLLISSNLGFPLSTTQITSGAVVGAGVGKRLASVHWNTVSRIAVGWIVTLPAAALVGGVAALLAGTGPIGLVVVVVLGVVGGATFVLLARRHPVSRENVNDDSTTATGRPVGAAAATVKG